Proteins encoded within one genomic window of Thermosipho affectus:
- a CDS encoding amino acid ABC transporter permease produces the protein MEAIEVVLENLPFLLLGAWDTLKLTFFSVLIGLILGTFIGMGRLSKLKVINIPSTVYVEFLRGTPLLVQISIVYFGLPQLGIQLEAYPAAIVALGLNSGAYIAEIVRAGIQSIPKGQYEAARSLGMSHFQTMRYIILPQAFKNILPALGNEFITLTKDSSLASIIGVTELMRRGQFVITRTFQTFSIYFGIAIIYFVMTFTISRIVRVVEKRMEIA, from the coding sequence ATGGAAGCAATAGAGGTTGTTTTAGAAAATTTACCATTTTTGCTTTTGGGAGCTTGGGATACCTTAAAACTCACTTTTTTTTCAGTTTTAATTGGATTGATTCTTGGAACATTTATTGGTATGGGTAGATTATCCAAATTGAAGGTAATTAATATACCATCAACTGTTTATGTTGAATTTTTAAGAGGGACACCTCTTTTAGTTCAAATATCTATAGTTTATTTTGGACTACCGCAACTTGGAATACAACTTGAAGCATATCCAGCAGCAATTGTAGCTTTAGGTTTAAACAGTGGTGCATACATTGCAGAGATAGTTAGAGCTGGTATACAATCTATACCAAAGGGGCAGTATGAAGCTGCAAGATCCCTTGGAATGTCCCATTTTCAAACTATGAGGTATATTATACTTCCTCAAGCTTTTAAAAACATTTTACCAGCCCTTGGAAATGAATTTATCACACTAACAAAAGATAGTTCGCTTGCATCTATAATTGGAGTTACCGAACTTATGAGGCGTGGTCAATTTGTGATAACACGAACCTTTCAAACATTTTCCATATACTTTGGTATAGCGATAATCTATTTTGTGATGACGTTTACAATATCTAGAATTGTAAGGGTTGTAGAAAAAAGGATGGAGATAGCATGA
- a CDS encoding basic amino acid ABC transporter substrate-binding protein: MRKLVAVLFIVFIVSVFFTASLSKIKERGILIVGTEPTFPPFEFVDQNNNIVGFDIDIAKKVASELGVELKILNLPFDSLIPAIMSDKIDLIIAGMTITNKRAKVIDFSIPYFNANQSIVVRKGENFSPKSLEDLKGKKVAVQLGTTGDLVVSKIKGIKVTRFQKFTDAFLELQNKRVDAVVLDEAVANAYVKKFQKFLISSVIDTGEKYGIGVKKGNKELLDFVNSVISNMFKSPYDILVEKWF, from the coding sequence ATGAGAAAGTTGGTCGCTGTTTTATTTATTGTTTTTATAGTTTCAGTGTTTTTTACAGCAAGTTTATCGAAGATAAAAGAAAGGGGAATTTTAATTGTTGGTACGGAACCTACCTTTCCACCATTTGAATTTGTGGATCAAAATAACAATATTGTAGGTTTTGATATTGACATTGCAAAAAAGGTAGCAAGTGAGCTTGGAGTTGAACTTAAAATATTAAATCTTCCTTTTGATTCACTTATTCCTGCGATTATGTCTGATAAGATTGATTTAATAATTGCGGGTATGACGATAACAAATAAAAGGGCGAAAGTGATTGACTTTTCTATTCCGTATTTTAACGCTAACCAATCGATAGTTGTAAGAAAAGGTGAGAATTTCTCTCCAAAATCACTTGAGGATTTGAAAGGGAAAAAGGTTGCTGTTCAATTGGGAACAACAGGTGATTTGGTGGTTTCCAAGATTAAAGGAATAAAAGTTACAAGATTTCAAAAATTTACAGATGCGTTTCTTGAACTTCAAAACAAACGTGTTGATGCAGTAGTTTTAGATGAGGCAGTGGCTAATGCGTATGTAAAGAAATTCCAAAAATTCTTGATTTCTTCTGTGATAGATACAGGGGAAAAATACGGTATTGGAGTAAAAAAAGGAAACAAAGAATTGTTAGATTTTGTCAACAGTGTTATTTCAAATATGTTTAAAAGTCCATATGATATTTTAGTTGAAAAGTGGTTCTAA
- the glmS gene encoding glutamine--fructose-6-phosphate transaminase (isomerizing), whose amino-acid sequence MCGIVGIVGTEFNLKELVEDLQKLEYRGYDSAGVAFYDNGKISIQKSIGKIKNLKSKIPQKKTSIGIAHTRWATHGIPNDINAHPHTDCTGKIAIVHNGIIENYYELREMLKSKGHVFKSDTDTEVIAHLIEEHFKGDLYIAVLDAIKLLKGAYAIVVMHSDFSNMLVAARKGSPLVLGRGKEKVVLASDVTPILRYTKDVVFLEDGDVVLLKDGEYKITDLGGNVVLRKVYHIDWDETSAEKSGYKHFMLKEIMEEPEAIESALVGRVTLEGPVLNELKEFNVERVEKIKLVACGTSYHAGLVFKYFVEKHSNIDVEVDVASEFRYRNIHVDDNTFVIAISQSGETADTLESVRLVKRKGAKVISISNVVGSTITRESDVTVFMNAGPEIGVAATKTYVNQLIVLYILGMHLLRMKGIWNEELQRDFEFLKQAPEIFRKILNNIDLEEISSYYKNYHHFMYIGRGINYPTALEGALKLKEISYINATAYPAGELKHGPIALLDPTFPVFAIAPKDNLFEKTKSNIEESKARNSRIIAITNESNKELEKIVDDIIYVPDSPDDMYPLTISPVIQLFAYLIADMRGYDPDKPRNLAKSVTVE is encoded by the coding sequence ATGTGTGGAATAGTAGGGATAGTGGGAACTGAATTTAATTTAAAAGAGCTTGTCGAAGATTTGCAAAAACTTGAATACAGAGGATATGACTCAGCAGGAGTTGCATTTTACGATAACGGAAAGATATCAATACAGAAATCCATAGGTAAAATTAAAAATTTAAAATCAAAGATACCTCAAAAGAAGACGTCAATTGGAATAGCACACACAAGATGGGCAACGCATGGGATTCCAAATGATATAAATGCACACCCGCATACGGATTGTACGGGTAAAATCGCCATAGTACATAATGGAATAATTGAAAATTACTATGAATTAAGAGAAATGTTAAAGTCAAAGGGTCATGTTTTTAAATCGGATACAGATACAGAGGTTATAGCACACTTAATTGAAGAACACTTTAAAGGAGATTTATATATAGCGGTTTTAGATGCTATAAAGCTTTTAAAGGGTGCATACGCGATTGTGGTTATGCATTCTGATTTTAGTAATATGCTTGTAGCTGCACGCAAAGGAAGTCCGCTTGTTTTGGGAAGAGGAAAAGAAAAAGTTGTGCTTGCATCGGATGTTACACCTATTTTGCGTTATACAAAAGATGTGGTCTTTTTGGAAGATGGAGATGTGGTGCTTTTAAAGGATGGAGAATATAAAATAACTGATTTAGGTGGGAACGTAGTTTTAAGAAAAGTATACCATATAGATTGGGATGAAACATCTGCTGAAAAAAGCGGGTACAAACATTTTATGTTAAAAGAAATAATGGAGGAACCAGAAGCAATAGAAAGTGCACTTGTGGGTAGGGTAACACTTGAAGGACCTGTTTTAAATGAATTAAAGGAATTCAACGTTGAAAGGGTTGAAAAAATAAAACTTGTGGCGTGTGGTACTAGTTATCATGCAGGTCTTGTATTTAAATATTTTGTTGAAAAACATTCAAATATAGATGTAGAAGTGGATGTTGCGTCTGAATTTAGGTATAGGAATATACATGTAGATGATAATACATTTGTTATTGCTATATCCCAATCTGGAGAGACTGCAGACACGCTTGAATCGGTAAGGCTTGTTAAGAGAAAAGGTGCAAAAGTTATTTCAATTTCAAATGTAGTTGGCTCTACTATTACAAGGGAAAGTGATGTTACTGTATTTATGAATGCAGGTCCTGAAATCGGTGTGGCTGCTACGAAAACTTACGTTAATCAACTTATAGTGCTCTATATTTTAGGTATGCACCTGTTAAGAATGAAAGGAATTTGGAATGAAGAACTTCAAAGAGATTTTGAGTTTTTAAAGCAGGCACCTGAGATTTTTAGAAAAATTCTAAACAATATAGATCTTGAAGAAATTTCATCGTATTACAAAAATTATCATCACTTTATGTATATTGGACGCGGGATAAATTATCCAACAGCACTTGAAGGAGCGCTAAAGTTAAAAGAAATAAGTTATATAAATGCAACGGCGTATCCTGCCGGGGAGTTAAAACACGGACCAATAGCGTTGCTTGATCCAACTTTCCCGGTGTTTGCAATAGCACCAAAAGATAATTTGTTTGAAAAAACAAAGAGTAATATAGAAGAATCAAAGGCAAGAAATTCTAGAATAATTGCGATTACAAACGAGAGCAACAAAGAACTGGAAAAGATAGTAGATGATATTATATACGTTCCTGATAGTCCTGATGATATGTATCCACTCACGATTTCTCCAGTGATTCAATTGTTTGCATATTTAATTGCGGATATGAGGGGATATGATCCGGACAAACCTAGGAATTTAGCAAAAAGTGTTACAGTTGAGTAA
- the plsX gene encoding phosphate acyltransferase PlsX: MKKIAIDLMGGDFAPAKIVAGALAFAKDNPDVELYLVGIEKNFKEISLPSNCRKVVVEDYLPMDVKPTEAIRRKNSTMYQSCKLVRDNVVDAVVSAGNTGALLACATFVVGRIKGIERPTLAVPIPTKDGFCILADAGANIDVKPFTLLQFAIMGVEYAKFMGIKNPKVGLLNVGTEENKGTKKEQEAFRLLREKFGESFKGNIEGNDINMGKVDVVVADGFHGNIAMKTMEGSAKLIIEILKSNIKKNVISALGALLMKPVFNKLKEKLDPRKYGGTFFVGVNGIVVKAHGNSDEVAIYHALKVAKQGIEISLTSKIEEAIKDVWNSRDSGN, translated from the coding sequence ATGAAAAAAATAGCTATTGATTTAATGGGTGGTGATTTTGCGCCAGCGAAGATCGTGGCTGGCGCTTTGGCTTTTGCAAAAGATAATCCAGATGTTGAACTTTACTTGGTGGGTATAGAGAAAAATTTTAAGGAAATTTCCCTTCCAAGTAATTGTAGAAAGGTTGTTGTGGAAGATTATCTGCCCATGGATGTAAAACCCACAGAAGCTATAAGACGCAAAAATAGTACTATGTATCAAAGTTGTAAATTGGTGAGAGATAACGTAGTGGACGCAGTTGTAAGTGCGGGGAACACAGGTGCACTACTAGCTTGTGCTACATTTGTTGTAGGAAGGATAAAAGGAATAGAAAGGCCTACACTTGCCGTGCCAATTCCTACAAAGGATGGTTTTTGCATACTTGCAGATGCGGGTGCTAATATTGATGTTAAACCATTTACACTTTTGCAATTTGCTATAATGGGCGTTGAATATGCAAAATTTATGGGGATAAAAAATCCTAAGGTTGGTTTATTAAATGTAGGAACTGAGGAAAATAAAGGCACAAAAAAAGAGCAAGAAGCTTTTAGACTCTTGAGAGAAAAATTTGGAGAAAGTTTTAAAGGAAACATTGAGGGAAATGATATAAACATGGGAAAGGTAGATGTTGTGGTTGCAGATGGTTTTCATGGAAATATTGCCATGAAAACAATGGAAGGTTCTGCAAAACTAATAATTGAAATTTTAAAGTCAAACATAAAAAAGAATGTAATTTCCGCACTTGGCGCACTTCTTATGAAACCCGTTTTTAACAAGTTAAAAGAAAAATTGGATCCGAGAAAATATGGTGGAACATTTTTTGTAGGAGTGAATGGAATTGTGGTTAAAGCCCACGGAAATTCGGATGAAGTTGCAATATATCACGCACTAAAGGTTGCAAAACAAGGTATAGAAATTTCGTTGACCTCAAAAATTGAGGAGGCAATAAAAGATGTGTGGAATAGTAGGGATAGTGGGAACTGA
- the rpmF gene encoding 50S ribosomal protein L32, translating to MAVPKQKRSRSRTHHKRAKIYKAFSVPVSVCPNCGAPKLPHRVCLNCGHYGKKQIFEVAE from the coding sequence ATGGCAGTACCAAAGCAAAAGAGGTCAAGAAGTAGAACCCATCACAAGAGGGCAAAAATCTACAAAGCATTTTCCGTACCCGTATCTGTTTGTCCAAATTGTGGTGCACCGAAACTTCCACACAGGGTTTGTTTGAACTGCGGACACTATGGTAAGAAACAAATTTTTGAAGTTGCAGAATAA
- a CDS encoding YceD family protein: MIWKIKVKDIIAKRHMKIEDDYYTETINLHTGTYKVIDNVFHVKISIVYTDNTIIVGGVVKGKIERPCDRCLETSILELEGTIEGIYDLESEPNFKDSEIENLKNVIYYKGEVIDLEERIIEALVVSAPDVFVCDENCKGLCQYCGENLNLHPDHKCEKMEEFSIDPRFEKLLKLKEKLSNN; the protein is encoded by the coding sequence ATGATTTGGAAAATAAAAGTAAAAGATATTATAGCAAAAAGACATATGAAAATAGAAGATGATTATTATACAGAGACTATTAACTTGCACACTGGAACTTACAAAGTAATAGATAACGTATTTCACGTGAAAATCTCTATAGTTTATACAGACAACACAATAATAGTAGGTGGAGTAGTGAAGGGAAAGATCGAAAGACCTTGTGATAGGTGCCTTGAAACATCTATTTTAGAACTTGAAGGAACAATAGAGGGAATATACGATTTAGAAAGTGAACCAAATTTTAAAGATTCTGAAATAGAAAATCTAAAAAATGTGATATACTACAAAGGAGAAGTAATAGACCTTGAAGAGCGAATAATAGAAGCACTTGTTGTAAGTGCTCCTGATGTTTTTGTGTGTGATGAAAATTGTAAAGGTTTGTGCCAGTATTGTGGTGAAAATTTAAATTTACATCCGGATCACAAGTGTGAAAAAATGGAAGAGTTTTCGATAGACCCTAGATTTGAAAAACTTTTGAAGTTAAAGGAAAAATTAAGCAATAATTAA
- a CDS encoding lytic transglycosylase domain-containing protein, with translation MKKAFYVFLLIIASNLYAFMLDPLNYITKSNLGLQVQFYNNAGKISIYTPYVYKIVSYNTFTDTMRFPEIVKGLAYIESGFNIHALSNIGAMGVAQFKANAALDYGVNNAWNPKQALLGADRMIRFYYQKYQDIYTVLAIYNIGETNYKKGKYLDAGKNYARKVISASRKISRNTNLYDRYVLYLQSGFLNESTNTSFFEIGSIFDYLGIIYFDISSKLIIQENNYPIEIGGKSYFRLDHFSSIVFGYNLRYNINISIGPILGYSHFEPVGTNYELSYDFSKGFSLKNFQFEVGYGNKYWRIGLGFDPDFENFYLRFLY, from the coding sequence ATGAAAAAAGCATTTTACGTTTTTCTATTAATAATTGCATCAAATCTATATGCCTTTATGCTAGATCCTTTGAATTATATTACCAAATCTAACCTTGGTTTGCAAGTACAATTTTATAACAACGCGGGAAAAATATCCATATACACCCCTTATGTTTACAAAATTGTTTCATACAATACATTTACCGACACCATGCGATTTCCAGAAATAGTCAAAGGACTAGCATATATAGAATCTGGTTTTAACATACATGCCCTTTCAAATATCGGTGCAATGGGGGTTGCTCAATTCAAGGCAAATGCGGCATTAGATTATGGGGTAAACAACGCATGGAACCCAAAGCAAGCGCTTCTTGGTGCTGATAGAATGATAAGGTTCTATTACCAAAAATATCAAGATATATATACTGTTTTGGCGATATACAATATTGGAGAAACAAACTACAAAAAAGGAAAATATCTAGATGCGGGAAAAAACTACGCAAGAAAAGTAATCTCTGCTTCAAGGAAAATTAGCAGAAATACAAATTTGTACGATAGATATGTGTTATACTTACAAAGTGGTTTCTTAAACGAAAGTACAAATACTTCGTTTTTTGAAATTGGTAGTATTTTTGATTATCTAGGAATTATTTACTTTGATATATCTTCAAAGTTAATCATCCAAGAGAATAACTATCCTATAGAAATTGGTGGAAAGTCTTATTTTAGATTAGATCATTTTTCGTCAATTGTTTTCGGATATAATTTAAGGTATAATATTAATATATCAATTGGTCCCATTTTAGGTTACTCGCACTTTGAACCTGTCGGCACAAATTATGAGTTATCTTATGATTTTTCAAAGGGATTTAGTTTAAAAAATTTCCAATTTGAAGTGGGATACGGGAATAAGTATTGGCGTATTGGCCTTGGTTTTGATCCAGACTTTGAAAACTTTTATCTTAGATTTCTATACTGA
- the fliF gene encoding flagellar basal-body MS-ring/collar protein FliF yields the protein MEWFRKFLDSLSNIPNFWKKLNKNQKIAFTSLILAIVFALVVAVVLNAPKYVLLITANNETDAGAIIQQLESQGIPYKVEAGNRIFIPSSYNVYEVRMKLASSGILGASSKGFELLDQSSFGATSFDKQVNYQRALQGELERTIATINGVKYARVHLTLPKYTYYVRGEMAETRASVQLVLEPGATISKEQVKGIIYLLTGAVEGLKPENVKVVDNFGRALSDLVNFDENTYAANTKTELKMQLENYYRNKIQPALETVFGFGKVEVITDINLNWQKIEKTITTYSSPKGGLLRSKETETEKSTVKPADGGPVGTESNIPTTYYQSVEGSNSSLYEKSHEITNYELNQIVENVVQNMEGEIENISVSVIIDSSSTVFNTVSKDEINKLVSNIIQKSIAANASPSNISYSLAFIPFSRELEEQYQQLIQTEQLKKDIVFKITLLLIATVLMFFSSYGILLQIRKSKARKLVLQRYKMLEEEAQKLVEEEGGQEAEEILSEAQKVIEELKDYAKQLAVKSPEETAAIIKIWMSERG from the coding sequence TTGGAATGGTTTAGAAAATTCTTAGATAGTTTGTCAAACATCCCAAATTTTTGGAAAAAGCTCAACAAAAACCAAAAAATAGCATTTACTTCATTAATTTTAGCAATAGTTTTTGCATTAGTAGTTGCCGTAGTTTTAAATGCTCCAAAATATGTATTGTTAATCACCGCAAACAACGAAACAGATGCAGGCGCAATTATCCAACAACTGGAATCGCAGGGAATACCATACAAAGTCGAAGCAGGTAATAGGATATTTATACCTTCTTCTTACAATGTATACGAAGTAAGGATGAAACTTGCCTCCAGTGGAATTTTAGGTGCATCCTCAAAGGGATTTGAACTACTTGATCAAAGTAGTTTTGGTGCAACAAGTTTTGACAAACAAGTTAATTATCAGAGGGCTTTACAAGGAGAGCTAGAAAGAACCATTGCAACTATCAACGGTGTAAAGTATGCAAGAGTGCACTTAACTCTTCCTAAATATACCTACTATGTGCGTGGTGAAATGGCTGAAACACGCGCATCCGTTCAATTGGTACTAGAACCTGGAGCAACCATTTCAAAAGAACAAGTTAAGGGAATCATATACCTTTTAACAGGAGCAGTAGAAGGGCTAAAACCGGAAAATGTAAAAGTGGTGGATAATTTTGGAAGGGCATTAAGTGATCTCGTAAACTTTGACGAAAACACATATGCTGCCAACACAAAAACGGAATTAAAAATGCAACTTGAAAACTATTATCGAAACAAAATACAACCTGCCCTTGAAACTGTATTTGGCTTTGGAAAAGTAGAAGTAATAACCGATATAAACCTTAATTGGCAAAAGATCGAAAAAACCATCACAACTTATTCTTCTCCAAAAGGAGGACTTTTAAGGAGCAAAGAAACAGAAACTGAGAAATCCACCGTTAAACCCGCAGACGGTGGACCTGTAGGAACAGAATCAAATATTCCAACAACTTACTATCAAAGTGTAGAGGGATCAAATAGTTCACTGTATGAAAAATCACATGAAATTACAAATTACGAATTAAACCAAATAGTGGAAAACGTCGTACAAAATATGGAAGGAGAAATAGAAAACATATCTGTTTCTGTTATAATAGATTCTTCTTCAACAGTCTTTAATACAGTCTCAAAAGACGAAATCAACAAATTAGTATCAAATATAATCCAAAAAAGTATAGCAGCTAACGCAAGCCCATCGAATATTTCTTATTCTCTTGCCTTTATCCCATTTAGCAGAGAACTTGAAGAACAATACCAACAACTAATCCAAACAGAACAATTAAAAAAGGATATTGTTTTTAAAATAACACTCCTTTTGATTGCAACGGTATTGATGTTCTTTAGTTCATATGGAATATTACTACAAATTAGAAAATCAAAAGCAAGAAAACTTGTACTTCAAAGGTACAAAATGCTAGAAGAAGAAGCACAGAAATTAGTAGAAGAAGAAGGAGGACAAGAAGCAGAAGAAATACTCAGCGAAGCACAAAAGGTTATAGAAGAACTAAAAGATTACGCAAAACAGCTTGCAGTAAAATCACCTGAGGAAACTGCAGCCATAATCAAGATTTGGATGTCTGAAAGAGGGTGA